The Ferrimicrobium sp. genome contains a region encoding:
- a CDS encoding NAD(P)/FAD-dependent oxidoreductase gives MAVGEPGSNLTRCSYRAWLSRWVDTKDCLASTKAKLVILGAGFAGLRVLYRLHDTFGVTLIDPRSDSLAKPTLPELALSGKPVAHARFPLAPIARRTQAQLTQASATSIDPVAQRIQLDSHEAISYDFLVIAVGAVKDYSAIEGLEEFGYSVCDDDHATRRWDALSAFKGGPIVVGAALSTWGTKVAAPDLKAPCEGPIGEGIFMAGYELRSRRIAHTISAFTPGDVFFDDVGDNVHASIAPLLGATGVEVLTAKSVRRVAKGSVMFTDGTELESELTVVIPPYRDPKMIVDSGLGDEVGFVPVNEQMQAFDYSNIFVAGDVSALAMPKLGHIAVHQADVAVACLLRMVGDTVEIPPYRPEVICVMNRGGSEAILLLSDIIYGGERDIAKSGPLVHFMKWSFDAWGYHTHGHLPPDLLQEALEKFLSFIRRPRLGQWNRIGAEQWGTIRQGPGIEVYRSRA, from the coding sequence TTGGCCGTTGGTGAGCCAGGTAGCAACCTCACTCGCTGCTCTTATAGGGCTTGGCTGAGCAGGTGGGTCGATACAAAGGATTGTCTCGCGAGCACGAAAGCGAAGCTTGTCATACTTGGCGCGGGATTCGCTGGATTGCGCGTTCTTTATCGTTTGCACGACACGTTTGGCGTTACCCTGATCGATCCGCGTTCGGATAGTTTGGCCAAACCCACACTTCCCGAGCTGGCGTTGAGCGGCAAACCGGTCGCGCACGCTCGGTTCCCCCTGGCTCCCATCGCCAGACGGACGCAGGCACAGTTGACCCAGGCGAGTGCAACGAGCATCGATCCGGTGGCTCAGCGGATCCAATTGGATAGTCACGAGGCGATCAGCTATGACTTCTTGGTGATCGCAGTCGGTGCGGTAAAAGACTATTCGGCCATCGAGGGTCTCGAGGAGTTTGGCTACTCAGTCTGTGACGATGATCATGCAACGCGACGATGGGATGCGCTCTCCGCCTTCAAGGGTGGTCCGATTGTTGTGGGGGCAGCGTTGAGCACTTGGGGAACCAAGGTGGCAGCACCCGACCTGAAGGCACCGTGCGAAGGTCCAATTGGTGAGGGGATCTTCATGGCCGGCTATGAGCTGCGATCGCGAAGGATCGCGCATACGATCTCGGCCTTCACCCCTGGTGATGTCTTTTTCGACGATGTTGGTGACAACGTTCATGCTAGCATTGCCCCTTTGCTTGGGGCAACAGGGGTTGAGGTCCTGACGGCAAAGAGTGTCCGTCGAGTTGCCAAGGGTTCGGTAATGTTTACGGATGGCACGGAGTTGGAGTCCGAGTTGACGGTGGTGATCCCCCCGTACCGAGACCCGAAAATGATCGTCGACTCAGGACTGGGGGATGAGGTCGGGTTTGTTCCAGTCAATGAACAGATGCAGGCCTTTGACTACTCGAATATCTTTGTGGCTGGTGATGTGAGTGCGCTCGCCATGCCTAAACTGGGACATATCGCGGTGCACCAGGCGGATGTCGCCGTCGCGTGTTTGCTGAGAATGGTGGGCGACACGGTGGAGATACCTCCATATCGACCAGAGGTCATTTGTGTCATGAACCGCGGTGGAAGCGAGGCGATCTTGCTTCTCTCTGATATCATCTACGGCGGCGAGCGCGATATCGCCAAAAGTGGACCTCTGGTGCACTTCATGAAGTGGAGTTTTGATGCGTGGGGTTACCATACGCACGGACATCTTCCGCCCGATCTACTACAAGAGGCGTTGGAGAAATTCCTGTCGTTCATACGCCGTCCGAGGCTTGGACAATGGAACCGGATCGGTGCCGAGCAGTGGGGTACGATCCGTCAAGGTCCAGGGATCGAAGTTTACCGGTCTCGGGCTTAG